A single Muntiacus reevesi chromosome 9, mMunRee1.1, whole genome shotgun sequence DNA region contains:
- the LOC136174736 gene encoding olfactory receptor 10A4-like codes for MMWGNWTVVSEFVLVSFSSLSSQLQSLLFLLFLTSYLVTLMGNVLIILVTTADSALQSPMYLFLRNLSFLEIGFNLVIVPKMLGTLIIQDTTISFLGCATQMYFFFFFRAAECCLLATMAYDRYVAICDPLRYPVIMGRRACGQLAAASWFSGFPVATVQTTWIFSFPLCGPNRVNHFFCDSPPVIALVCADTSLFELEALTATVLFILFPFLLILGSYVRILSTIFRMPSAEGKRKAFSTCSSHLLVVSLFYSTAILTYFRPRSSNSPESKKLLSLSYTVLTPMLNPIIYSLRNSEVKAALRRALRRTLGFQKL; via the coding sequence ATGatgtggggaaactggacagttgTCAGTGAGTTTGTTCTTGTGAGCTTCTCATCCCTGTCCTCTCAGCTACAATCTCtgttgtttctcctttttttgaCCAGTTACCTTGTTACCCTGATGGGAAATGTCCTCATAATCCTGGTTACTACAGCTGACTCTGCCCTCCAAAGTCCTATGTACTTATTCCTCAGGAACTTGTCTTTCCTGGAGATAGGTTTCAACTTGGTTATTGTGCCCAAGATGCTGGGGACCCTGATCATCCAGGACACAACCATCTCCTTCCTTGGCTGTGCTACCCAGAtgtacttcttcttcttcttcagagcTGCTGAGTGCTGCCTCCTGGCCACCATGGcgtatgaccgctacgtggccatctgtgaCCCTTTGCGCTATCCAGTCATCATGGGTCGCAGGGCCTGTGGCCAGCTGGCAGCTGCCTCCTGGTTCTCAGGATTCCCAGTGGCTACTGTGCAAACCACATGGATTTTCAGCTTCCCTCTTTGTGGCCCCAACAGGGtgaaccacttcttctgtgacagccCCCCTGTCATCGCACTGGTCTGTGCTGATACCTCTCTGTTTGAACTGGAAGCTCTAACAGCTACTGTCCTATtcatcctcttccctttcttgTTGATCCTGGGATCCTATGTCCGCATCCTCTCCACTATCTTCAGGATGCCCTCAGCCGAGGGGAAGcgcaaggccttctccacctgctcctcccacctgcTGGTTGTCTCGCTCTTCTACAGCACTGCCATCCTCACATACTTTCGACCCCGGTCCAGCAACTCTCCTGAGAGCAAGAAGCTGTTGTCACTCTCCTACACCGTGCTGACTCCCATGTTGAACCCCATCATCTACAGCTTGAGGAATAGTGAAGTAAAGGCTGCACTAAGGCGGGCCCTCCGCAGGACCTTGGGCTTTCAGAAACTATGA
- the LOC136175906 gene encoding olfactory receptor 2D2-like has translation MRQTNQTQVTEFLLLGLSGDQRTQELLFTLFLGVYLATVLGNLLLMFLIQADSRLHTPNFFFLCNLSLADLCFSTNIAPQALAHLLSRRKVISFTRCAAQLLLFLVFGGTQCALLAVMACDRQVAICNPLHYPSTMTWRVCIQLAAGSWASGILVSVVDTTFTLRLPYQGSNNIAHFFCEAPAMLILASTDTHTSETVIFLMGTVILLIPVSLILVSYGRIIVTVVRMRSTESKLKAFSTCSSHLVVVILFYGSAIVTYMTPKSYKEQEKLVSVFYAMVTPMLNPLIYSLRNKDVKGALRKVATRNFPCRFGVFH, from the coding sequence ATGAGACAGACAAATCAGACGCAGGTGACAGAATTCCTCCTTCTGGGACTCTCTGGTGACCAACGCACCCAAGAGCTGCTTTTCACCTTATTCCTGGGTGTCTACCTGGCCACCGTGCTTGGAAATCTGCTTCTCATGTTCCTTATTCAGGCTGACTCTCGGCTTCACacacccaattttttttttctctgcaatcTATCTCTGGCTGACCTCTGTTTCTCTACCAATATCGCTCCTCAAGCTCTAGCCCACCTGCTCTCCAGAAGGAAAGTGATTTCATTCACACGCTGTGCAGCTCAGCTTCTACTATTCCTCGTTTTTGGGGGTACACAGTGTGCCCTGTTGGCGGTGATGGCCTGTGATCGACAGGTGGCTATCTGCAACCCCCTGCATTACCCTAGCACCATGACTTGGAGGGTGTGCATCCAGCTGGCTGCAGGATCATGGGCCAGTGGCATTCTGGTGTCTGTGGTGGACACCACCTTTACACTAAGGCTGCCCTATCAAGGCAGCAATAATATTGCTCATTTCTTTTGTGAGGCCCCTGCAATGTTGATCCTGGCATCCACAGACACCCACACCTCAGAGACGGTCATTTTCCTCATGGGGACTGTGATTCTCCTCATACCGGTTTCTCTAATCCTGGTATCCTATGGCCGCATCATAGTGACTGTGGTCAGGATGAGGTCAACTGAGAGCAAGCTCAAGGCATTCTCAACTTGTAGCTCCCATCTCGTGGTGGTCATCCTTTTTTATGGGTCAGCAATTGTCACGTACATGACACCAAAGTCTTACAAAGAACAGGAAAAGCTGGTATCTGTGTTCTATGCAATGGTGACCCCCATGCTTAATCCCctcatctacagtctgaggaacaaggATGTGAAGGGCGCTCTGAGGAAAGTAGCCACAAGGAATTTCCCATGCAGGTTTGGAGTTTTCCACTGA